The genomic stretch GGGAATGGATGCGCAACTGTGATGTGAACCACGGATTTCCGTTATACGGACATCCACCGCGACTGAGCGGGTCGCGCGGCCCGGTCCGGAGGTCAACTACCGGGCGCGGCAGGCCATTTCGGACCGGGAGGAACCGGCAGGAGCCGGACGGCACCGGCGGAAGACAGGGGAAACCGGCCGGACCGGGACGGGTGGGCCGGTGGGCAGCGGGGCGCACGGCGGGTGCGACGCGCCGGGGGCGGCGCTCCGGATCGGTACGGGCGCGGTACGTCCGGGGCGGTGCGGGATCAGTACGGGCGCGGGTAGCCGTATCCGTACGCCGGGGCCGGAGCCGGGGCGGGCACCGGGCCCGCCGCGTAGGCGTCCCGGTCGAAGAACGGCCGCGCGTTGGCCCGCATCCACATGCCGACCGGGTCGTACTCGTCGTTCATCGCGACCGTCGAGACGGGCAGCCCCTCCGGCACCGCGCCGATGGACTGCTGGATCATCAACCGCACCGCATCCACGGCCGGTTGGCCCGTGTCGTACAGATCGAGGCCGATGGCCAGGTACGGGGCGCCGAGGGCCGGCTGCACCCAGGCCCGGCGCAGCGAACGCACGGCGGGCGTGCGGTGCGCGTTCTGTCCCAGCAGGGCGTAGAACTGCGGGATCTCGATGGCCGGTTCGGTGATCCGCAGCGGTCCGGCAGGCAGCCGGTCCAGGCCGCCCGCGATGCGCCGCAGGTCCAGCCACGGGATGCCGACACCGCCGCCGGGGGCGTGCGGGTTCAGCCACAGGCCCCAGCGGTCCGGGAAGAGGGTGGCCGCGATGTCGCGGCCGTAGACGACCTCGTGGGCGCGGTTCCAGCCGCTGGCCGCGAGCTCGGGGGCGGAGGTCACGCACGGCGCGTAGCCGAGCCCGTCGACCTCCATGTTGCCGTACTGCGCATCGGGCGAACCCGGCTGGCCGTGCCAGAGCAGCATCCAGACCTGGCCGGCGGCGAGCGCCTGCAGCAACGCCTCGTAGGCGTCGTACCGGCCGGGCGAGACCTGCTGCAGCATCTGCTCGACCTGCCCGGCAGCCGCTCCCTGATGCGCACCCGCGCTCACGTGGTCCGTCCCTTCTGTCGGCAGGCACGTGGGGTACGCCTGCCGGTTGCACCAACAGCTTAGAGCCTGCGTCCGGACCCCGGTCGGATCAGCACACGCCGCTTGCGGCCACCGGACGCGGCCCGGCCGGACGGGCGGCGGACGGGTCCCCGCGGCACGGGCGCCGACCGCTACGCGTGCTCGCGCGAATAGAAGGGGCGGACCCGCTCCAGCATCCAGTCGGCGACCGGGTCGCCCTGCGCGAGGTCCAGCATGACCAGTTGGACGGGCCAGGTCAGCGGCGTCCCGCCGAGGGCCCGGCCGAGCGCACCGGTCACGGCGTCGCGTACGGCCGGATCGTGCGGCGCGACGGCCGCGGCGTCCACCTGGACGCCGACGAACAGCGCGGGCGCGTCCCCCTCGATGCTGGCCAGCGCGCGGCGCGCGGTGACGACGAAACCCGTCGCCGAGAACTCCAGCCCGGCCGCGGCCAGGAAGTCCACCGGCTCCTCCTGCCAGTCCGGCTCGAACAGCCGGACCCGGGCGCCGCTGGGCGCGCCGGGGTGTTCGAGGCGGTCGGTCCGGCACAGTTCGGCCACCGCATCCGGCGGCAGCGGCACGCCGACCGTACCCTCCGGGTTGACCGCTATACCCATCAGCGGAGGCAGCCCGCGCGCGAACTCGGCGGCCGGCGCGACGGTGTACGACATGTGCTGCCCGGCCACCCTCGTGAACTCCTGCTCGGAGCTGAAGACCGGTACATAGGCGGCCGAGTCGATCTCGACGGTGGGCAGGTCCAGGCCCGCCCGCCCCATCCCGGCGCTCTCCGGGCCGCCGCCCTTGGGCAGCGGCACCCATATGCGGCTGCGCCCCAGCACCTCGATGATGCGGGCGCCCGCGCCGGGCGTGCCCACCGAGGCGGCGAGCACCTCCTCCAGTTCGTTGGCGGGCCACCCCAGCTGCGGAATGCCCTGCTCCGGAAAGTCCATGTCCACCCACCCGCTTCGCCGCTCTTACTCGGTCGAAGACCCTAACGCCACCAGACGGGCGGCGGTCTGACGCGTCCGGATGACCACCGAACGCGCGCGAGCGGTTGCGGACCGTGCACACCGCTCCGAAGGTGGCTCCAGGGTGATCTTGCCCTGCCGTTCCTACAGAAAGGCATGTCTCCTGATGGCAACGCACCGGACCGTCCCCGCCCTCGTCAGCGCGGCCGCCGCCGGAGCCCTCGCGCTCGGCGCCACGGCCCCCGCGAGCGCTTCGGACGGCCCCAAGTCCCACGAGCGCAACCAGAGCATCATCGTCGACGACATCGGCCGGCTGGCGGACGCCTCGACCGAGCTGGCCGAGAAGTCCGCCGAGGCCCGCGGCCACTCCGTGCAGGTCAGGGCCGCGCGGACCCGGCTGGACTCGGTCCTGGCCGACGCCCAGCGGCTGGCGGAGATCCTGAACAAGGACTCCGACCGCGCGACGTCCGCCGACACCGTACGGCTCGGGCTGGTGTCGCAGGACCTGCGCGTGAAGATCGACGAGCTGACCGGCCGTCGGGCCCCGTCGCCGGAGGAGCCCACCGACCCCGCGACCAGGACCGGGCAGCTGACCGAGTCGGTCTCCCGGTCGGTGGTGGACATCTTCAAGATCCTGGGCGTGGACAAGCTGGTCGGCGACCTGCGGCAGCAGCCGGCCGACGGGCCCGCCGCGCAGCCCGCGAACCGGCCGATCCCCCAGCCGGCGGGCCAGGCGGCCGACGAGTACGAGACGGACGAGCAGCCCGCCGCCCAGCCGAAGGCGCCGACCAGCGACCCGCGGCCGCCCGCGGCCGAGGCACCGCGGCAGCAGCCCGCCGACGGGGAGCAGCGCCCCGGCGACGCACCGCAGCAGCCCGCAGCGGAAGCACCCCGGCAGCAGCCCGCCGCGGAAGCGCCCCAGCAGCAGCCCGCCGAGGCCCCGCAGCAGCAGGGCACCGGCTCGCTGCTCAACTCGGTGCTGTCACTGCCCACGGTGCTCATCAAGGCCCTGGGCCTCTGAATCGGCCCGGCACCTAGCATCCAGAGGAGGCGCGGATGCGGGAGATATGCCACGGTTAGGACGGGTCTGACGGGCCGTACGGAACATTCCGTACGGCCCGTCAGCCGTACGGCCCGTCAGCACTCCGGCGCAACCGAACAAAGCAGGCATACCGTCAGGAAACCGGCATGACCCTCACTCGAAGCCGATCCGGCGCAGGGCGCCCGCCGCCGGGCGGTCCAGCAGGACGGCCGAGGTGAAGCCCGCGGGGAGCCGGGCCGCGCGGGCGCGGGCGGTCAGGCGCCGCACCGCGCGCCGGTGCCGGGCGAAGGCGTAGCCGGAGACGCCGCGCCCGCGCGAGCGCTGGCCGGAGAGCGCGACCTCGGGCGGCACGTCCAGCAGCATCAGGTGCAGCCCGCGCCCGCCGCGCCGGGCCTCGCGCGCGAGCCAGCGGCGCACCCACGCGAGCGTGCCGCAGTCGTGCACCACCACGCTGCCGCCGGAACGCAGCGCCCGCCGCAGCCCGAGATAGTGGGAGGCGCGGACCAGCGGCCGGTAGAGCGCGTACGGCAGCCGGCGCAGCCTGCCGCGTTCCCAGCGCTCCCGCACGTCCTGGGAGTCGACGCGGTGCACGGCGGCGCCCTGCCCGTCGAGGGCGGGCACCACCCGGAGCATGAGCGTGCTCTTGCCGCTGCCCGGCAGGCCGGAGACCACCACGATGTCACCGGTCGCGAAGTGCAGCTCGGCCGTCCCGTACGGGTCGGGCCGGCCCCTGAGGTCGACGACGTCCGCCGCCGCGCCCCGCGTCCGGCCGGGACGCACCACCCCGAGCGGCAGCCGCCGGGGCTCCGGGACGGCTCCCGTCGGCTCCGGGACACGGCCCGGGGGCGCGCCTCCCGGACTTGTCGCGAGCGCCGCCTGCCTGTGCACCGTGATCCCCTCCCGGTCCGGTGTCGTCCCCGTACCCGCAGAGTGTCAAGAAAAGGTAATGCGCTTCAAGGGAATCCCCCGATCAGTACCGTCCCAGGACACTGTCGTGACACCCCCGCGAACACCGGTACGACCAGGGCTCCTGTATCCGGCGATCCCGTGCGATGATGTGCCCGCCGAGTGCGGGACCGCGCCTTCGCGCGCGCGTCGCCGTACGGGTGCCACGCTCAGCCAACTGCATACCGGCCGCTTGAATCCGCGCGGGAGAGTCCCCGGCCGCCACGGCGGGGCGCCGAAGGAGCAAGTCCTCCCTTGAATCTCTCAGGCCCCGATACCGCGCGGGCGAGGCAGATCTGAAAAGCGGGCCGCCGTGGTGTGGCTCCACCCAAGGTGCAAACCGGGGCCGGTGACGGCCTTCCGGTGAACCTCTCAGGTTCCGATGACAGATGGGGAGACCGTCCTGTCACCCATGCCCGGGAGCCACCACCATGACCCAAGCCCCCCGCCGGACCGCGCTGGACGCCACCCATCGTGCCCTCGGCGCGACCATGACCGACTTCGCCGGCTGGGACATGCCGCTGCGCTACGGCAGCGAGCGTGACGAGCACGTCGCCGTGCGGACCCGCGCCGGTCTCTTCGACCTCTCCCACATGGGCGAGATCACCGTCACCGGACCGCGCGCCGCCGATCTGCTGGACTTCGCGCTGGTCGGCAACATCGGCGGCGTGGCCGTCGGCCGCGCCCGCTACACGATGATCTGCGACGCCGAGGGCGGCATCCTGGACGACCTGATCGTCTACCGCCTCGCCGAGACCGCGTACATGGTCGTCGCCAACGCCGCCAACGCCCAGGTCGTGCTGGACGCCCTCACCGAGCGGGCGGACGGCTTCGACGCCGAGGTGCGCGACGACCGGGACGCGTACGCGCTGCTCGCCGTCCAGGGCCCGGAGTCCCCCGGCATCCTGAAATCGGTGACCGACGCCGACCTGGACAGCCTGAAGTACTACGCCGGGCTGCCCGGCACCGTCGCGGGCGTGGACGCACTGATCGCCCGTACGGGCTACACCGGCGAGGACGGCTTCGAGCTGTTCGTCCGCCCGGCCGACGCGCCCGCCCTCTGGGAGGCGCTCACCGCGGCGGGCAAGGACGCGGGCCTGGTGCCGTGCGGCCTGTCCTGCCGGGACACCCTGCGCCTGGAGGCGGGCATGCCGCTGTACGGGCACGAGCTGACCACGGACACCACCCCGTTCGACGCGGGCCTGGGCCGGGTCGTGAAGTTCGAGAAGACGACGAACGGCGGCGACTTCGTGGGCCGCGCCGCCCTGGAGGCGGCCCGGGACCGGGCCGCGGCCAACCCGCCGCGCAAGCTGGTCGGGCTGATCGCCGAGGGCCGCCGCATCCCGCGCGCCGGGTATCCGGTCGTGGGCCCGGACGGCGCCGTGATCGGCGAGGTCACCTCCGGTGCCCCCTCCCCCACCCTGGGCAAGCCCGTCGCGATGGCGTACGTGGACGCCGCGCACGCCGCGCCCGGCACCGCCGGTGTGGCGGTGGACATCCGTGGCACCCATGAGCCCTACGAGGTCGTGGCGCTGCCCTTCTACAAGCGCCAGAAGTGACGCGCGCGCCCCTGTCCCGGCCGCGCCTCCGTCTCATCTGTCAAGACCCTTGCACCGAGCACGCCACCGCATCCAGGAGAATCAAGACATGAACAACCCCCAGCAGCTGCGCTACAGCAAGGAGCACGAGTGGCTGTCGGCCGCCGAGGAGGGCGTCTCGACGATCGGCATCACCGAGCACGCCGCCAACGCGCTCGGCGACGTCGTCTTCGTGCAGCTCCCTGAGGTCGGTGCCACGGTCACGGCGGGCGAGACCTGCGGTGAGCTGGAGTCGACCAAGTCCGTCAGCGATCTCTACTCCCCCGTCGACGGCGAGGTCACGGAGATCAACGAGGACGTCGTCACCGACCCCTCGCTGGTGAACACCGCCCCCTTCGAGGGCGGCTGGCTGTTCAAGGTGAAGGTCAGCGGCGAGCCGGACGACCTGCTCTCGGCCGACGAGTACACCGCCTTCACCGGCTGACCCGCCCACCCGCCGCCTGGCGGGGCCGTGCGCCCCGCGAACCCCAGGAAGAGTCATGTCGCTTCTGAACAGCTCCCTCCACGAGCTCGACCCGGACGTCGCCGCCGCCGTCGACGCCGAGCTCCACCGTCAGCAGTCCACCCTCGAAATGATCGCGTCGGAGAACTTCGCCCCGGCCGCCGTCATGGAGGCCCAGGGCTCGGTCCTCACCAACAAGTACGCCGAGGGCTACCCCGGCCGCCGCTACTACGGCGGCTGCGAGCACGTCGACGTGGTCGAGCGGATCGCCATCGACCGCATCAAGGCGCTGTTCGGCGCCGAGGCCGCCAACGTGCAGCCGCACTCCGGCGCGCAGGCCAACGCCGCCGCGATGTTCGCGCTGCTCAAGCCGGGCGACACGATCATGGGTCTGAACCTCGCGCACGGCGGGCACCTGACCCACGGCATGAAGATCAACTTCTCCGGCAAGCTCTACAACGTGGTGCCCTACCACGTGGACGACGAGACCGGCCAGGTCGACATGGCCGAGGTCGAGCGGCTGGCCAAGGAGACCCGTCCGCAGCTGATCGTGGCCGGCTGGTCGGCGTACCCGCGCCGGCTGGACTTCGCGGCGTTCCGCCGGATCGCCGACGAGGTCGGCGCGTACCTGATGGTCGACATGGCGCACTTCGCGGGTCTGGTCGCGGCCGGGCTGCACCCGAACCCGGTGCCGCACGCCCACGTCGTGACCACCACCACGCACAAGACCCTCGGCGGTCCGCGCGGTGGTGTGATCCTGTCCACCCAGGAACTCGCCAAGAAGATCAACTCGGCGGTCTTCCCGGGTCAGCAGGGCGGTCCGCTGGAGCACGTGATCGCGGCGAAGGCGGTGTCCTTCAAGGTCGCGGCGAGCGAGGAGTTCAAGGAGCGCCAGCAGCGCACGCTGGAGGGCGCCCGCATCCTCGCCGAGCGCCTGACGCAGTCCGACGTGACCGAGGCGGGCGTCTCGGTGCTGTCCGGCGGCACCGACGTGCACCTGGTCCTGGTGGACCTGCGCAACAGCGAGCTGGACGGCCAGCAGGCCGAGGACCGCCTCCACGAGGTCGGCATCACGGTCAACCGCAACGCCGTCCCGAACGACCCGCGGCCCCCGATGGTCACCTCCGGCCTGCGGATCGGCACCCCGGCCCTGGCCACCCGCGGCTTCCGGGCCGAGGACTTCCGCGAGGTCGCCGACATCATCGCCGAGGCGCTGAAGCCGTCGTACGACGCCGAGGCGCTCAAGGCCCGGGTGACCACGCTGGCGGCGAAGCACCCGCTGTACCCGTCGCTGTGACGCATGTCACGCGGTCCGCGGCGGGGTGCCTCCATGGCACGTCCGCCGTGGCCGTGTGACGCGGCCGTGGTCCGTGCCTCCGTGGCACGTCCGCCGTGGCCGTGTGACGCGGCCGTGGCCCGTGGCTGCGTGACACGGCCGTGGTAGGTCGCTGCGTGACACGGCCGTGGTAGGTCGCTGCGCGATACGGCCGCGATACGCGGCGGTGTGACGCGTTTCATGAAGTGCGCCCCGTGGGGTGCCGCCGAGGCGGTGCCCGCGGGGTGAACACGCCGTGCGCCCGGGGGCGTTGACCCCGGGCGCACGGCTTTTCCGCCCGCCTTACGGTGATATCGCGCCACATAGGCTGAGACCGGCCCCTCAATGGCGCGGGGCCCTTCGCACGACAGCAGAGCCGGGCCCTTCGCACCACCGGGGCGGGCCCCTTGCACCGCAGCAGGACGGAACACGCACGGCAATGGACATGAGCGCGGGCAACCGCAAGGGGATCGGCCTCTTCGCCCTCATCATGATCGGCATCGGCTCGATCTT from Streptomyces albofaciens JCM 4342 encodes the following:
- a CDS encoding enhanced serine sensitivity protein SseB C-terminal domain-containing protein → MSAGAHQGAAAGQVEQMLQQVSPGRYDAYEALLQALAAGQVWMLLWHGQPGSPDAQYGNMEVDGLGYAPCVTSAPELAASGWNRAHEVVYGRDIAATLFPDRWGLWLNPHAPGGGVGIPWLDLRRIAGGLDRLPAGPLRITEPAIEIPQFYALLGQNAHRTPAVRSLRRAWVQPALGAPYLAIGLDLYDTGQPAVDAVRLMIQQSIGAVPEGLPVSTVAMNDEYDPVGMWMRANARPFFDRDAYAAGPVPAPAPAPAYGYGYPRPY
- a CDS encoding enhanced serine sensitivity protein SseB — encoded protein: MDFPEQGIPQLGWPANELEEVLAASVGTPGAGARIIEVLGRSRIWVPLPKGGGPESAGMGRAGLDLPTVEIDSAAYVPVFSSEQEFTRVAGQHMSYTVAPAAEFARGLPPLMGIAVNPEGTVGVPLPPDAVAELCRTDRLEHPGAPSGARVRLFEPDWQEEPVDFLAAAGLEFSATGFVVTARRALASIEGDAPALFVGVQVDAAAVAPHDPAVRDAVTGALGRALGGTPLTWPVQLVMLDLAQGDPVADWMLERVRPFYSREHA
- a CDS encoding AAA family ATPase, which codes for MHRQAALATSPGGAPPGRVPEPTGAVPEPRRLPLGVVRPGRTRGAAADVVDLRGRPDPYGTAELHFATGDIVVVSGLPGSGKSTLMLRVVPALDGQGAAVHRVDSQDVRERWERGRLRRLPYALYRPLVRASHYLGLRRALRSGGSVVVHDCGTLAWVRRWLAREARRGGRGLHLMLLDVPPEVALSGQRSRGRGVSGYAFARHRRAVRRLTARARAARLPAGFTSAVLLDRPAAGALRRIGFE
- the gcvT gene encoding glycine cleavage system aminomethyltransferase GcvT, which encodes MTQAPRRTALDATHRALGATMTDFAGWDMPLRYGSERDEHVAVRTRAGLFDLSHMGEITVTGPRAADLLDFALVGNIGGVAVGRARYTMICDAEGGILDDLIVYRLAETAYMVVANAANAQVVLDALTERADGFDAEVRDDRDAYALLAVQGPESPGILKSVTDADLDSLKYYAGLPGTVAGVDALIARTGYTGEDGFELFVRPADAPALWEALTAAGKDAGLVPCGLSCRDTLRLEAGMPLYGHELTTDTTPFDAGLGRVVKFEKTTNGGDFVGRAALEAARDRAAANPPRKLVGLIAEGRRIPRAGYPVVGPDGAVIGEVTSGAPSPTLGKPVAMAYVDAAHAAPGTAGVAVDIRGTHEPYEVVALPFYKRQK
- the gcvH gene encoding glycine cleavage system protein GcvH, with translation MNNPQQLRYSKEHEWLSAAEEGVSTIGITEHAANALGDVVFVQLPEVGATVTAGETCGELESTKSVSDLYSPVDGEVTEINEDVVTDPSLVNTAPFEGGWLFKVKVSGEPDDLLSADEYTAFTG
- the glyA gene encoding serine hydroxymethyltransferase; its protein translation is MSLLNSSLHELDPDVAAAVDAELHRQQSTLEMIASENFAPAAVMEAQGSVLTNKYAEGYPGRRYYGGCEHVDVVERIAIDRIKALFGAEAANVQPHSGAQANAAAMFALLKPGDTIMGLNLAHGGHLTHGMKINFSGKLYNVVPYHVDDETGQVDMAEVERLAKETRPQLIVAGWSAYPRRLDFAAFRRIADEVGAYLMVDMAHFAGLVAAGLHPNPVPHAHVVTTTTHKTLGGPRGGVILSTQELAKKINSAVFPGQQGGPLEHVIAAKAVSFKVAASEEFKERQQRTLEGARILAERLTQSDVTEAGVSVLSGGTDVHLVLVDLRNSELDGQQAEDRLHEVGITVNRNAVPNDPRPPMVTSGLRIGTPALATRGFRAEDFREVADIIAEALKPSYDAEALKARVTTLAAKHPLYPSL